From the Streptomyces sp. NBC_00390 genome, the window CAGGCGCAGGACGGCGGGTCGGTGGAGATCGTCTACTTCGGGCTGATCCCGGCGTTCCGCGGCCGCCGGATCGGCGGACACCTGCTGTCGTATGCGACGGCGCGCGCGTGGGACCTGGCAGAGCGGTGGCCCGAGCTGCCGCCGACCAAGCGGGTGTGGCTGCACACCTGCTCCAAGGACGGCCCGCACGCCATGGACAACTATCTGCGCCGTGGCTTCACGCTCTTCGACACGAAGGCCGAGGAGGAGCCGGAGACGGCGGCCCCTGGCCCCTGGCCGGGCGCCGGAGTCTGACAACGATCCGGCCTCGTCCCGGGCCGCCCCCGATCAAGGTGCGTGACCCGGGACACATTGTCTCGCGATACGGGACATCTCTGTCCACATGATGGACGAAGCTGGACTGGGTCCAAAGTCCCGTGACACGCTTCCGTCATGTCTGGAACTGGAATTGCCTTGGTGAGTCGGCGGCACGTCGACCTCGGCCGCATGTCCAGCGCCATCTGTCCGGCCTGCTGACAGCCCAGCACCGCCGCACTTCTTCTGATTTTCGCCCCGCCCTGCGCATCGTCGCGCCCTGCGCACGAGTGTGCAGATCAGAGCCGCCCTCCTGCAGTCTCGAAGGACATTTCGCCATGGCCGCCACCCCCGAAAAGCCCGCCTCCGCCACGCCCCGCCGCAAGGCCG encodes:
- a CDS encoding GNAT family N-acetyltransferase is translated as MSITVTTWSLEQTSPADLRPAAEPGDDVRIVRAEVPSPEFSRFLYTAVGGDIHWTDRLAMTYAEWQEWLGRPGVETWVAYEKGTPAGYVELQAQDGGSVEIVYFGLIPAFRGRRIGGHLLSYATARAWDLAERWPELPPTKRVWLHTCSKDGPHAMDNYLRRGFTLFDTKAEEEPETAAPGPWPGAGV
- a CDS encoding putative leader peptide, giving the protein MSGTGIALVSRRHVDLGRMSSAICPAC